A region of Allocoleopsis franciscana PCC 7113 DNA encodes the following proteins:
- a CDS encoding DUF1636 family protein translates to MMNAQHTLFVCTTCASIWQDGKRVGESGGQQLLKQLQHLAQDWDLQNQFQIQAVECMSACNRPCVIAFVAAGKSTYLFGDLPVDESASAILKCANQYYAKSDGSLPWSERPKLLRNGILARIPTISKWDKLSVTRGADNCSDCHD, encoded by the coding sequence ATGATGAACGCACAGCATACTTTATTTGTTTGCACAACTTGTGCCAGTATTTGGCAAGATGGAAAGCGTGTTGGTGAAAGTGGGGGTCAACAACTCCTCAAACAGCTTCAGCACCTCGCACAAGATTGGGACTTACAAAATCAATTTCAAATTCAGGCGGTTGAATGCATGAGTGCTTGCAATCGTCCCTGCGTTATTGCTTTTGTTGCTGCCGGAAAATCAACGTATTTATTTGGGGATTTACCCGTTGATGAGAGTGCCTCTGCTATCCTGAAATGTGCCAATCAATACTACGCAAAATCCGATGGTTCATTGCCTTGGTCAGAGCGACCTAAACTGCTAAGAAATGGCATTCTGGCACGGATTCCGACCATCAGTAAGTGGGACAAGTTAAGCGTAACTCGTGGAGCAGATAATTGCTCTGATTGCCACGATTGA
- a CDS encoding XisI protein, which yields MEKLSDKITQYQQIVQQLLLRYAEIKPAYGEIEVETIFDTARNHYQIVHLGWQHKRWVHHCVMHLDIRNEKIWIFYNSTEHDIAADLVNLGVPKHDIVLGFHPPFVREMSDYAIG from the coding sequence ATGGAAAAACTAAGCGATAAAATAACTCAATATCAGCAGATTGTGCAGCAGCTTTTACTGAGGTATGCAGAAATTAAACCTGCCTACGGAGAAATTGAGGTAGAGACAATTTTTGATACTGCCCGTAATCACTATCAAATTGTGCATTTGGGTTGGCAGCATAAGCGATGGGTTCATCATTGTGTGATGCATTTAGATATTCGTAACGAGAAGATTTGGATTTTCTACAACTCAACTGAGCATGATATTGCGGCTGATTTGGTCAATTTAGGTGTGCCGAAACATGATATTGTTTTGGGATTTCATCCTCCTTTTGTGCGGGAGATGAGTGATTATGCGATCGGTTAA
- the metE gene encoding 5-methyltetrahydropteroyltriglutamate--homocysteine S-methyltransferase, whose product MVIQTATLGYPRIGKNREVKKALEGFWSGKLDSESLLQTVRQVEESNWQTQLQAGIDRIGIGDTTLYDSVLDWSVYLGLIPERFQHLSGLEQYFAMARGKEGIPALEMTKWFDTNYHYLVPEISAQLLSADFSDVLETVHRAQQILGQRAVPIILGPVTLLRLSRLEVPISELVSPLCDRYLNLLLALKPLGVEEVQIHEPALVLGDATNFKEYYESIYASLAKVGLPLHLVTYFDDLGENYPWVVQLPVSSISLDFTRGRNLELIKHYGFPADKRLGVGIVDARNIWQIRPDRLLPILEEIQPITSNLSIQPSASLQFVPYDATRETKLPEPLRNVLSFAEQKLQEVVFLARTAAGEDLKQERESIQASWQVFEQFSPANQVVQDRLKNLKMDDFQRSLSYSLRLSEQIPLPPLPTTTIGSFPQTSEVRQLRVKYKRGELTLAQYHQSIDTQIAQCIKIQEEIGLDVLVHGEFERTDMVEYFGQQLSGFAFTEHGWVQSYGSRCVRPPIIYGDVVRTEPMTVREFKVAQSLTEKPVKGMLTGPVTMINWSYPRTDIARQEQAFQIALALRDEVADLEAAGAKIIQIDEPALREGLPLKTERWNEYLSWAVDSFKLSAGIAKPETQIHTHMCYSEFGDIITDIERLDADVLSIENSRSNNETLYELTDGGYSKQVGNGVYDVHSPAIPNTEQILSQLRTGIANLPVKQIWVNPDCGLKTRRWEEVVPSLKSMVQATKILREETNASGK is encoded by the coding sequence ATGGTCATTCAAACCGCAACATTAGGCTATCCTCGCATCGGAAAAAATCGCGAAGTTAAAAAAGCATTAGAAGGTTTTTGGAGTGGAAAATTAGACTCAGAATCCCTACTGCAAACCGTGCGCCAAGTTGAAGAAAGCAACTGGCAAACACAACTCCAGGCAGGTATCGATCGCATCGGCATAGGCGACACTACACTCTACGACTCTGTTCTAGATTGGTCAGTTTATTTGGGATTAATTCCAGAACGATTTCAACATCTATCCGGTTTAGAGCAATACTTTGCAATGGCACGGGGTAAAGAAGGAATTCCCGCCCTAGAAATGACCAAGTGGTTTGATACCAACTACCACTACCTCGTACCGGAAATTTCAGCACAACTGCTATCGGCTGATTTTAGTGACGTTTTAGAAACGGTTCATCGTGCTCAGCAAATTTTAGGGCAACGGGCAGTTCCGATTATATTAGGACCGGTCACACTCTTGCGATTGAGTCGGTTGGAAGTGCCAATTTCAGAGCTTGTCAGCCCTTTGTGCGATCGCTACCTAAACCTACTGCTAGCACTCAAACCCTTGGGTGTAGAAGAAGTGCAAATCCACGAACCCGCTCTTGTTTTGGGAGACGCCACTAACTTTAAAGAATACTATGAATCGATTTATGCTTCACTGGCGAAAGTAGGTTTACCTCTGCATCTCGTTACCTATTTTGACGATTTGGGTGAAAATTATCCTTGGGTTGTGCAATTACCCGTTTCCAGCATCAGTTTAGACTTCACTCGCGGACGCAATCTAGAACTCATCAAACACTATGGGTTTCCCGCCGATAAACGCCTCGGTGTGGGGATTGTGGATGCGCGAAACATCTGGCAAATTCGACCCGATCGCCTCTTACCTATCCTAGAAGAAATTCAACCCATTACCTCTAACTTATCGATTCAACCCTCTGCATCCCTACAGTTTGTTCCCTACGATGCCACACGGGAAACTAAGTTACCGGAACCGTTGCGAAATGTGCTGAGTTTTGCCGAACAAAAACTACAAGAAGTTGTATTTCTGGCACGAACGGCAGCAGGTGAAGATTTGAAACAAGAGCGAGAATCAATTCAGGCAAGCTGGCAAGTTTTTGAGCAATTCAGCCCAGCTAATCAAGTTGTTCAAGACAGGTTGAAGAACCTGAAGATGGACGATTTTCAGCGCTCGTTGTCCTATTCTTTGCGTTTATCTGAGCAAATTCCGCTGCCACCTTTACCCACAACCACAATCGGTTCTTTCCCTCAAACGTCCGAAGTGCGCCAATTGCGGGTGAAATACAAACGTGGGGAATTAACTTTAGCCCAGTATCACCAGAGCATTGATACTCAAATTGCCCAATGTATCAAAATTCAGGAAGAAATTGGCTTAGATGTGTTGGTGCATGGGGAATTTGAGCGCACTGATATGGTGGAATATTTCGGTCAGCAATTGTCTGGATTTGCCTTTACCGAGCATGGCTGGGTGCAGAGTTATGGCAGTCGTTGCGTTCGTCCACCGATTATTTATGGGGATGTTGTACGAACTGAACCGATGACAGTACGAGAGTTTAAAGTAGCTCAATCTTTGACAGAAAAACCTGTAAAAGGAATGCTCACAGGTCCGGTGACAATGATAAATTGGTCGTATCCCCGCACGGATATTGCTCGTCAAGAACAAGCTTTTCAAATTGCTTTGGCGTTGCGAGATGAGGTAGCGGATTTGGAAGCTGCAGGTGCAAAAATAATTCAAATAGATGAACCGGCTTTACGTGAAGGTTTACCATTGAAAACCGAACGTTGGAATGAATATCTATCTTGGGCAGTGGATTCATTTAAATTAAGTGCAGGAATCGCCAAGCCAGAGACACAAATTCATACCCATATGTGCTACTCAGAGTTTGGCGATATTATCACCGATATCGAACGGTTAGATGCGGATGTATTGTCGATTGAAAATAGCCGTAGTAACAATGAAACGCTGTATGAATTGACAGATGGCGGCTACTCAAAACAGGTAGGCAATGGGGTTTATGACGTGCATAGTCCTGCTATTCCTAACACTGAACAAATATTGTCACAATTGCGGACTGGAATTGCTAATTTACCCGTAAAACAGATTTGGGTGAATCCAGATTGTGGTTTGAAAACCCGTCGTTGGGAAGAGGTGGTTCCTTCGCTCAAGAGCATGGTGCAAGCGACAAAAATTCTGCGGGAGGAAACGAATGCGTCCGGAAAGTAG
- a CDS encoding tetratricopeptide repeat protein, producing MSNGLPPDSSAEACYHAGLAALEDWSTRQDALSLFQQAVELDPEHLDAWYELATQQRETGDYAEALVSCDRILSFDPDHSQTWACRAAARHDLQRFTEAIESYERALEGFADLPDVEVLDYSGLWSNRGSLLAHLGRPEDAIASYDEAIALLEAEDDPENDQTLGSYYGEKGNILFSLGRYEEAIDTYNQAFFLEATAQENRFKAHALLGREQELLDAYDQQLSEFSEGDNSPNPYGETPDWIWRRKGDVLMQSERYEEALAAYQKAFELNPDWHDLAVNDALGKLNYAQQDIFTLLLENYDRALENYPEKAQLWYKRALLLSTRSDRAEAALASFDRSLAVDPSDVGCWYNRALLLTNLQRLEEAVISYGRALAIDPDNDSCWHNQALLLEQLGRYEEALSSYDSLLDIDSRTKPPKAAPWVLDKKAELLRRLQRREENS from the coding sequence ATGAGTAACGGGTTGCCACCGGATTCAAGCGCTGAGGCCTGTTATCATGCCGGGTTAGCTGCACTGGAAGATTGGTCTACCCGCCAGGACGCACTCTCTCTATTTCAGCAGGCCGTTGAGCTAGACCCCGAACACCTCGATGCCTGGTACGAGCTAGCCACACAGCAGAGGGAAACCGGAGATTATGCCGAAGCGCTTGTTTCCTGCGATCGCATCCTGTCCTTTGACCCAGACCACAGCCAGACCTGGGCCTGTAGAGCCGCAGCACGGCATGACCTCCAGCGTTTTACAGAAGCCATTGAAAGCTACGAACGGGCCCTTGAGGGCTTTGCGGATCTGCCTGACGTAGAGGTGCTGGATTACAGCGGTCTGTGGTCAAACCGGGGTAGCCTGTTGGCTCACCTGGGGCGACCAGAAGATGCGATCGCCAGCTACGACGAGGCGATCGCCCTTTTAGAGGCAGAGGACGATCCAGAAAACGACCAGACCCTGGGGTCTTATTACGGAGAAAAGGGCAACATTCTTTTCAGTCTGGGGCGTTATGAAGAGGCCATTGATACCTACAACCAGGCTTTCTTTTTGGAAGCCACAGCCCAGGAAAATCGATTCAAAGCCCATGCCCTTTTAGGCCGAGAACAGGAGCTTCTGGATGCCTATGATCAGCAACTCAGCGAATTTTCTGAAGGTGATAATAGCCCTAACCCCTATGGCGAAACCCCAGATTGGATCTGGAGACGAAAGGGCGACGTTTTGATGCAGTCCGAGCGCTATGAAGAAGCCCTTGCCGCCTATCAAAAAGCCTTTGAGCTAAATCCCGACTGGCACGATCTGGCGGTTAATGATGCCTTAGGAAAGTTGAATTATGCACAGCAGGACATTTTTACTCTGCTATTAGAAAATTATGATCGGGCTTTAGAAAACTATCCAGAAAAGGCTCAACTCTGGTACAAGCGAGCGCTGTTGCTCAGCACTCGCTCGGATAGGGCAGAAGCAGCACTGGCAAGTTTCGATCGTTCCTTAGCCGTTGACCCCAGTGATGTGGGCTGCTGGTATAACCGGGCATTGCTGCTAACCAATCTGCAACGACTGGAAGAGGCTGTCATCAGTTATGGGCGGGCACTGGCAATCGACCCCGACAACGATAGCTGCTGGCACAATCAAGCTCTGCTTCTGGAGCAATTGGGTCGATACGAAGAAGCCTTGAGCAGCTACGACAGCCTCCTCGATATTGACTCCCGCACAAAGCCCCCCAAGGCCGCCCCCTGGGTGCTCGATAAGAAAGCTGAACTGCTAAGACGGCTCCAACGGAGGGAGGAAAATTCATGA
- a CDS encoding ATP-dependent Clp protease adaptor ClpS, which yields MLWFIILMGLLLLIFLVNAIKFEWDHSEPDPLAQSGQSGSQRRDRTRRILAQGSPQTLEEYLEIFPDACPRCGGRHIYESLTPRRSFITPLLRNRKPKRSWVCTRCGHSNLSQKPVKPLQNLRFVPSPYLSAEQSLAIPEWPWEHSPVVPVYLHNDNVTTMEFVVEVLEQVFELPKDLAIQVMIHTHQLGRSFVVALPLEEAQEKVAIAHQRSKAKKYSLRFTVESEWM from the coding sequence ATGCTCTGGTTTATCATACTGATGGGGTTACTGCTGCTGATTTTTCTGGTGAATGCCATCAAATTTGAGTGGGACCATTCCGAACCTGACCCCCTGGCTCAGTCGGGCCAGAGTGGGAGCCAGCGGCGCGATCGCACCCGGCGTATTCTGGCTCAGGGTAGTCCCCAAACTCTGGAGGAATACCTGGAGATTTTCCCCGACGCCTGCCCCCGCTGCGGCGGACGCCACATTTACGAAAGCCTCACCCCTCGGCGATCGTTCATCACGCCCCTGCTCAGAAACCGCAAGCCAAAGCGCTCCTGGGTCTGCACCCGCTGCGGGCACAGTAACCTGTCTCAAAAACCTGTGAAGCCCCTGCAAAACCTTCGGTTCGTCCCCTCCCCGTACCTGTCGGCAGAACAGTCCCTGGCTATTCCAGAATGGCCCTGGGAACATTCCCCGGTTGTTCCGGTGTATCTGCATAACGACAACGTAACAACCATGGAGTTTGTGGTGGAAGTACTGGAGCAGGTGTTTGAGCTGCCGAAGGATCTGGCGATTCAGGTCATGATTCACACTCACCAACTAGGACGGAGTTTTGTGGTTGCCCTGCCCCTGGAGGAAGCTCAGGAGAAAGTTGCGATCGCACATCAGCGCAGCAAAGCAAAAAAATACTCCCTACGGTTCACGGTTGAAAGTGAGTGGATGTAA
- a CDS encoding IS5/IS1182 family transposase, which produces MSNIPEYLEKNQQESKRLIGLEYEQLQQLIAAAELLHQQKDIEIEQRKVRINKAGGGRRPKLSVKDQIILTLVYLHPEPTFQMLGVQFGVSESTANDIFHYWSELLRELLPASLLEQVKKNPGEYKWVQEILAELELIVDSCEQPIPRPKDYQEQKKFYSGKKKNHTLKNQLIVTPNGQEIVDVIVGKPGPTSDINIWREGQSKLAPTQKFKGDKGYIGEVQIETPQKKPRARELSQEEKQKNREKASERIFVEHVIRLLKIFRVAQERFRLRAKSYQRIILLVCGLVRLRIGTLFINSSVCD; this is translated from the coding sequence ATGAGTAATATACCAGAGTACCTTGAAAAAAATCAACAAGAAAGTAAACGATTAATTGGACTAGAGTACGAACAGTTACAGCAATTAATAGCTGCCGCTGAATTATTACATCAACAGAAAGATATCGAGATTGAGCAAAGAAAAGTAAGGATAAACAAGGCAGGAGGAGGTAGAAGACCAAAACTATCAGTCAAAGACCAAATAATATTAACTTTGGTATATCTACACCCGGAGCCAACATTCCAGATGCTAGGAGTCCAGTTCGGAGTTAGTGAATCAACAGCGAATGACATATTTCACTACTGGTCAGAGCTATTGAGGGAATTGCTGCCTGCTAGTCTGCTGGAACAAGTAAAAAAAAATCCCGGTGAGTATAAATGGGTGCAAGAAATTCTCGCCGAGTTGGAGTTAATAGTGGATAGCTGTGAACAGCCAATACCGAGACCCAAGGACTATCAAGAACAAAAAAAGTTTTATTCAGGCAAAAAGAAAAACCATACTTTGAAAAATCAATTAATTGTCACACCAAATGGACAAGAGATTGTAGATGTTATAGTGGGAAAGCCAGGGCCGACTAGCGACATAAATATTTGGAGAGAAGGTCAATCCAAGTTAGCTCCAACACAAAAATTCAAAGGAGATAAAGGCTATATAGGAGAAGTCCAAATAGAAACTCCTCAAAAAAAGCCGAGAGCCAGGGAATTAAGCCAAGAAGAAAAACAAAAAAATCGAGAGAAAGCGAGTGAGAGAATATTTGTTGAACACGTAATTAGATTACTAAAGATTTTCCGTGTAGCCCAAGAAAGGTTTCGCCTAAGAGCCAAGAGTTATCAGAGAATAATTCTTCTAGTGTGTGGATTAGTCAGATTAAGGATTGGGACGTTATTTATAAATAGCTCAGTCTGCGACTAA
- a CDS encoding DUF6331 family protein yields MEQEITLPEPLWSLLCCCEVHCVAACCGLDAFDFSPHHVQNWIAETEAKTFSQVRLQLRELVCSIADKTSTYSSDQLNFWGDYSAWKTLLKQWETLAMPLDQAIPILLSRDISKSVYFYQKLGFESNSPVNPAADYAILHRGSLEIHLTFYPDIVPTESYLACYLRVAQVDELLQEFQTLGLPTEGIPRIGPLEDKPWGMREFYIVDADGNLLKIGQII; encoded by the coding sequence ATGGAGCAAGAAATCACCCTTCCCGAACCCCTCTGGTCGCTGCTGTGCTGCTGCGAAGTCCACTGCGTGGCAGCCTGCTGCGGCCTCGATGCCTTTGATTTTAGTCCCCACCATGTCCAGAACTGGATAGCTGAAACGGAGGCTAAAACCTTCAGTCAGGTGCGTCTTCAGTTGCGGGAACTGGTCTGTTCCATTGCTGACAAAACCTCTACCTATTCCTCTGACCAGCTCAACTTTTGGGGCGACTACTCCGCCTGGAAAACCTTACTTAAACAATGGGAGACCCTAGCTATGCCGTTGGATCAAGCCATTCCCATCTTGCTGTCGCGGGATATTTCTAAAAGCGTTTATTTTTATCAAAAGCTTGGGTTTGAGAGTAATTCTCCGGTCAATCCAGCCGCCGATTACGCCATTCTGCACCGGGGTTCTCTGGAAATTCACCTCACTTTCTATCCAGATATTGTACCTACAGAATCCTATTTGGCCTGCTACTTGCGAGTTGCCCAGGTGGATGAATTACTCCAGGAATTTCAAACTCTGGGATTGCCTACAGAAGGCATTCCTCGCATTGGCCCCTTAGAAGACAAACCCTGGGGCATGCGGGAGTTCTATATCGTTGATGCGGATGGGAACTTACTGAAGATCGGACAAATTATTTAG
- a CDS encoding DUF6882 domain-containing protein: protein MNPEPPDYPTLLARSMAELRFKTQAHNNLWMLGQCNWEVDQDQGTILFTNPRGQSITAPVQIIGTYNTQDGTWLWGWDHPSVVPALQNHARTLRDYGEAQGVERLTTRKLHCSELEAWELTALACCLCHGEGAYRGPAGTTLVFMTFGKTTIRSEG from the coding sequence ATGAATCCTGAACCACCGGACTACCCCACTCTACTGGCCCGCAGCATGGCAGAACTGCGCTTCAAAACCCAAGCCCACAACAACCTCTGGATGCTGGGACAATGCAATTGGGAGGTCGATCAGGACCAGGGCACCATCCTGTTCACCAACCCCCGAGGTCAGAGCATCACCGCCCCGGTGCAAATCATCGGCACCTACAACACCCAGGATGGCACCTGGCTCTGGGGGTGGGATCATCCCTCCGTGGTGCCCGCCCTGCAGAACCATGCCCGCACCCTGCGGGACTACGGCGAAGCCCAAGGGGTAGAACGGCTCACCACCCGCAAACTCCACTGCTCTGAACTGGAAGCCTGGGAACTCACCGCCCTCGCCTGCTGCCTCTGCCACGGCGAAGGAGCCTATCGCGGTCCTGCGGGCACCACCCTGGTGTTCATGACCTTTGGCAAAACTACCATCCGTTCGGAGGGATGA
- a CDS encoding SMP-30/gluconolactonase/LRE family protein codes for MKRIIAILALFIALLLAAAKSAETKGNPLDAPEAAFWHAESRTWFVSNLGGGLSLARDGFGWLTRYDENGKLLDARWVDGMDAPTGIAAVGNLLYVADRAGVHEIDVQRAIILRTIEIPNSKFLNDVAAAPNGDLFVSDFEANRIYRLNGEREAEVWLEGEELENPNGLIVEGNNLIIATWGPMTDPATFAVKHPGTLQKAELATRKLSPVGKGHPIASFDGVIAIGKHYFATDWPAGRLLRISAEGEVQEVLTGFHQLADLGYNPDRKTIAMPVMSDSRLIFLHLEAIKDE; via the coding sequence ATGAAGAGAATAATCGCCATCCTGGCGCTGTTTATTGCCCTGCTACTAGCAGCAGCGAAGTCTGCCGAAACAAAAGGAAATCCCCTTGATGCACCCGAGGCGGCATTTTGGCATGCCGAAAGCCGCACTTGGTTTGTGTCGAACCTGGGTGGTGGCCTTTCTTTGGCGCGTGACGGTTTTGGGTGGCTAACACGATACGATGAGAATGGGAAACTACTCGATGCGCGGTGGGTTGATGGCATGGATGCCCCGACAGGTATCGCTGCAGTTGGTAATCTGCTCTACGTTGCCGATCGTGCCGGTGTCCATGAAATCGATGTTCAGAGGGCAATAATCCTTCGCACAATCGAAATTCCGAATTCCAAATTTCTTAACGATGTGGCAGCCGCACCTAACGGCGACTTGTTTGTCTCGGATTTTGAAGCCAACCGTATCTACCGGCTAAACGGTGAACGCGAAGCTGAAGTATGGCTCGAAGGAGAGGAATTGGAAAATCCCAACGGGCTGATTGTTGAGGGCAATAACCTTATCATCGCGACATGGGGCCCGATGACAGACCCTGCCACATTTGCCGTCAAGCATCCGGGGACCCTTCAAAAGGCAGAGCTAGCTACACGCAAACTGTCTCCTGTTGGTAAAGGCCATCCGATAGCAAGCTTTGATGGAGTTATCGCCATCGGGAAGCACTACTTTGCTACCGATTGGCCGGCCGGAAGATTACTTCGCATCTCGGCGGAGGGTGAGGTGCAAGAGGTCCTGACGGGGTTTCATCAACTTGCCGATCTCGGCTATAACCCTGACAGAAAAACGATCGCCATGCCGGTGATGAGCGACAGTCGTTTGATTTTCCTGCACTTGGAGGCGATCAAGGACGAATAA